In Streptomyces canus, one DNA window encodes the following:
- a CDS encoding SDR family oxidoreductase — protein MLGAVPQAWRRTGSTPRPGRSRQVRPARVARARGGARIVSRGSSPPTSGRIPLVRQGCWGCPGRSPLVSYGVTVNVVAPGYVATGSQLEFEAAAAAAGPLGRSATPDEIAAGVMFLAHESASFVTGSTLVTDGGHGLAETWPRP, from the coding sequence ATGCTCGGGGCTGTTCCGCAGGCCTGGCGTCGTACCGGGTCGACACCCCGGCCAGGACGGAGTAGGCAAGTGCGTCCCGCGCGGGTGGCGCGGGCGCGAGGCGGTGCCCGCATCGTCAGCCGCGGCAGCTCCCCGCCGACGAGTGGACGGATTCCTCTTGTTCGGCAGGGCTGCTGGGGCTGTCCGGGGCGCTCGCCCTTGGTGTCGTACGGCGTCACCGTGAACGTCGTGGCCCCCGGCTATGTTGCGACAGGCTCCCAGCTGGAGTTCGAGGCAGCGGCCGCTGCGGCGGGCCCGCTCGGACGCAGTGCCACACCGGACGAGATCGCGGCTGGCGTCATGTTTCTGGCGCACGAATCGGCGTCGTTCGTCACCGGATCGACTCTCGTGACCGATGGCGGGCACGGTCTTGCGGAGACGTGGCCACGACCGTGA
- a CDS encoding MBL fold metallo-hydrolase — translation MPAAFHVLTTGYAHDRVASTVTLLTEDDTVAVVDPGMVADRRLILGPLAKLGIEPQEVTDVVFSHHHPDHTLNAALFPEARFHDHMAVYRDDIWEERDADGYAISPSITLMTTPGHTPEDISTIATTDQGLVVLTHLWWGAEGPADDPFAPDRDQLRAAREKVLALNPALIVPGHGVPFAPSPSTPL, via the coding sequence ATGCCCGCCGCGTTTCACGTGCTGACCACCGGCTACGCCCACGACCGCGTCGCCAGCACCGTCACCCTGCTCACCGAGGACGACACGGTGGCCGTCGTCGACCCCGGCATGGTCGCCGACCGCCGGCTCATCCTCGGCCCGCTCGCCAAACTCGGCATCGAGCCGCAGGAGGTGACCGACGTGGTCTTCAGCCATCACCACCCGGACCACACCCTGAACGCCGCCCTCTTCCCGGAAGCGCGCTTCCACGACCACATGGCCGTCTACCGCGACGACATCTGGGAGGAGAGGGACGCCGACGGCTATGCGATCTCCCCCTCCATCACCCTCATGACGACCCCCGGCCACACCCCCGAGGACATCAGTACAATCGCCACGACCGACCAGGGGCTGGTGGTCCTCACCCACCTGTGGTGGGGCGCCGAGGGCCCGGCCGACGACCCCTTCGCACCCGACCGCGACCAACTGCGCGCCGCCCGCGAGAAGGTTCTGGCCCTGAACCCCGCCCTGATCGTGCCCGGTCACGGCGTGCCCTTCGCCCCCTCTCCTTCTACCCCCCTCTAG